From Nitrobacter sp. NHB1, a single genomic window includes:
- the trpD gene encoding anthranilate phosphoribosyltransferase, whose product MDDLKALIGKVATGATLTREEASCAFDSMMSGEATPSQMGGLLMALRVRGETVDEITGAVAAMRSKMLRVTAPADAVDVVGTGGDGSGSVNVSTCASFIVAGAGVPVAKHGNRALSSKSGAADCLAALGIKIDLTPEQVGRCVNEAGIGFMFAPSHHPAMKNVGPTRVELATRTIFNLLGPLSNPAGVKRQMVGVFSRQWVQPLAQVLKNLGSDSVWVVHGSDGLDEITLAGPTFVAALEDGNIRSFEVTPEDAGLSRVHGDALKGGDAEANAASLRGVLEGKPGAFRDVALLNAAAALIVAGKAKNLKDGVALGATSLDNGAAMNKLKQLIAVSNG is encoded by the coding sequence ATGGACGATCTCAAGGCCCTGATCGGAAAGGTCGCCACCGGCGCAACACTGACGCGCGAGGAGGCGTCCTGCGCGTTCGACAGCATGATGTCCGGCGAGGCGACGCCCTCGCAAATGGGCGGCCTTTTGATGGCGCTGCGCGTGCGCGGCGAGACCGTCGACGAAATCACCGGCGCGGTCGCGGCGATGCGCTCCAAGATGCTGCGGGTCACAGCGCCGGCGGATGCCGTCGATGTCGTCGGCACCGGCGGCGACGGCTCCGGCTCGGTGAACGTCTCGACCTGCGCGTCGTTCATCGTCGCAGGCGCGGGCGTCCCGGTCGCCAAGCACGGCAACCGTGCGCTATCCTCGAAATCCGGCGCCGCCGATTGTCTCGCCGCGCTCGGCATCAAGATCGACCTCACGCCCGAACAGGTCGGCCGCTGCGTCAACGAGGCCGGCATCGGCTTCATGTTCGCGCCGTCGCATCATCCCGCGATGAAGAACGTCGGCCCGACCCGCGTCGAACTGGCGACCCGCACGATCTTCAACCTGCTGGGCCCGCTATCCAACCCCGCCGGCGTCAAGCGGCAGATGGTCGGCGTATTCTCGCGGCAATGGGTGCAGCCGCTGGCGCAGGTGCTCAAGAACCTCGGTTCGGATTCGGTATGGGTCGTGCACGGTTCCGACGGCCTCGACGAGATCACCCTCGCCGGCCCGACTTTCGTGGCCGCGCTCGAGGACGGCAACATTCGCTCGTTCGAGGTGACGCCGGAGGACGCCGGACTGTCGCGCGTCCATGGCGACGCGCTGAAAGGGGGCGACGCCGAGGCGAACGCAGCGTCCTTGCGCGGGGTGCTCGAGGGCAAGCCCGGCGCCTTCCGCGATGTCGCGCTGCTCAACGCGGCGGCGGCCCTGATCGTCGCGGGCAAGGCGAAGAACCTGAAGGACGGCGTCGCGCTCGGCGCGACATCGCTCGACAACGGAGCCGCCATGAACAAACTGAAGCAGTTGATTGCGGTTTCCAACGGTTGA
- the trpC gene encoding indole-3-glycerol phosphate synthase TrpC produces MADILTRIETYKREEIASAKRAHSLGDVLSAAKAASPPRGFVRAIRAKLAHGDYALIAEIKKASPSKGLIRADFDPPSLGRAYEAGGAACLSVLTDTPSFQGHLDFMVAARAATSLPVLRKDFMFDTYQVVEARAHGADCILIIMAALDDAAAKDIEAAALDLGMDALLEIHNREELDRALKLRSPMIGVNNRNLRTFETTLATSEALAPHIPKDRLMVGESGIFASADLARLERVGISTFLVGESLMRQADVTAATRTLLARGEQSFPQVAPANAGTHNP; encoded by the coding sequence GTGGCTGACATCCTGACCAGGATCGAAACCTACAAGCGCGAGGAGATCGCGAGCGCAAAGCGCGCGCATTCCCTCGGCGACGTTCTGTCCGCCGCCAAGGCTGCGTCGCCGCCGCGCGGCTTCGTCCGAGCCATCCGAGCAAAACTCGCCCACGGCGATTATGCCCTGATCGCCGAGATCAAGAAGGCCTCGCCCTCGAAGGGCCTGATCCGCGCCGACTTCGATCCGCCTTCGCTCGGGCGCGCCTATGAGGCCGGCGGCGCGGCCTGCCTCTCGGTCCTGACCGACACGCCCTCCTTTCAGGGCCATCTCGATTTCATGGTCGCCGCCCGCGCCGCGACGTCGCTGCCGGTACTGCGCAAGGACTTCATGTTCGACACCTATCAGGTGGTCGAGGCCCGCGCGCACGGGGCCGACTGCATCCTGATCATCATGGCCGCGCTCGACGATGCCGCGGCGAAAGACATCGAGGCGGCCGCGCTCGATCTCGGCATGGACGCGCTGCTCGAAATCCATAATCGCGAGGAACTGGATCGCGCACTCAAACTTCGTTCGCCGATGATCGGCGTCAACAACCGCAACCTCCGCACCTTTGAAACGACGCTTGCGACCAGCGAAGCGCTGGCGCCGCACATTCCGAAGGACCGCCTGATGGTGGGCGAAAGCGGCATCTTCGCGTCGGCTGACCTCGCGCGGCTCGAACGGGTCGGCATTTCCACCTTCCTCGTCGGCGAAAGCCTGATGCGGCAAGCCGACGTCACCGCCGCAACCCGTACGCTGCTGGCACGCGGCGAACAATCATTTCCACAGGTCGCCCCTGCGAACGCAGGGACCCATAACCCCTGA
- the moaC gene encoding cyclic pyranopterin monophosphate synthase MoaC, with amino-acid sequence MSGKVKDEPALTHIDVKGEARMVDVSAKPATERIAVAEGQVIMTKTTLALIESGNAKKGDVLGTARIAGIMAAKRTSDLIPLCHPLALSKVTLDIETDKKLPGCRVRASVKVSGPTGVEMEALTAVSVACLTIYDMIKAVERGVRIEGIHLVEKKGGKSGHYLVTDTPSGQ; translated from the coding sequence ATGTCCGGAAAAGTGAAAGACGAACCCGCCCTCACCCATATCGATGTCAAAGGCGAGGCGCGGATGGTCGACGTCTCGGCAAAGCCCGCGACCGAACGCATCGCCGTCGCCGAAGGCCAGGTCATCATGACCAAGACCACGCTGGCCCTGATCGAGAGCGGCAACGCCAAGAAGGGCGACGTACTCGGCACCGCGCGGATCGCCGGCATCATGGCGGCCAAGCGAACATCGGACCTGATCCCGCTCTGTCATCCGTTGGCGCTGTCGAAGGTCACGCTCGACATCGAAACCGACAAAAAACTCCCCGGCTGCCGCGTGCGCGCCAGTGTCAAGGTCTCCGGCCCGACCGGCGTGGAAATGGAAGCCCTCACCGCGGTTTCCGTCGCCTGCCTGACGATCTACGACATGATCAAGGCCGTCGAACGCGGCGTCCGCATCGAGGGCATTCACCTCGTCGAGAAGAAGGGCGGCAAATCCGGCCACTACCTCGTGACGGATACTCCGTCAGGACAATAG
- a CDS encoding SPW repeat protein, translating to MMRKWRRESILDVYNLVLALVLFVTPWFLARDTMAVDLTLWASSAAIGAISVAAILAFAWWKEWINLLLGLWLIASPWLLGFAHTSAMHFSIGIGVVVAFMSVLEIWLVYDEEDESRNPAPHEEDRPLLS from the coding sequence ATGATGCGGAAATGGCGGCGCGAATCGATCCTCGATGTCTACAATCTCGTATTGGCTCTGGTCCTGTTTGTAACGCCGTGGTTTCTCGCGCGGGATACCATGGCTGTGGACCTCACTCTCTGGGCGAGCAGCGCGGCGATCGGCGCGATCTCGGTGGCCGCGATTTTGGCGTTCGCCTGGTGGAAAGAGTGGATCAACCTGCTGCTCGGCCTCTGGTTGATCGCCTCGCCATGGCTTCTGGGCTTCGCCCACACTAGCGCCATGCACTTCAGCATCGGCATCGGAGTCGTGGTGGCGTTCATGTCAGTGCTTGAAATATGGCTGGTCTACGACGAGGAGGACGAATCCCGCAATCCGGCGCCGCACGAGGAGGACCGGCCGCTATTGTCCTGA